The segment AGCTAACCAATTTTAATTCGTTAATAGGTCGACCCGTATGACCCAAAGTGTCGGAGTCTCTTAAACCAATTGATTCACCCACGTTCTCAGTGCGAACGCGCAATGTGTGTTTTTTCCTCGCAAAACATGATTTTGCTTATTGTCAATTGTGAGCGCTTCTGTTCGTGAGAAAGTTATCTTTTATCATTTGTATTGCGCAAAGTACCGTTACATTACAATAAATTCAGGACAATTCGTTCCACGAATTTCGCtgcaatgtaaataaatagatggattTCTTGCTAACCTTATCATAAGTCTATGCGAGATGAAggtaatttcaatgaaaaatatttattgaaagcaGATTTTTCTTTCTCCTGCTGCTGATTCGTGTTATCCatgaatatatacataaatccaCCTTCTCAATATACTTACCCTCGAAGTAATCAAACCTCCAACCCATTACAAACTTTtcttatattaaaatatgtcaATGTCGTCGGTGTTCTCACGTTGCAGTTTAGAGACCGTAATAATTCTTAAAATACAAACTAAATCCTGTAATTTCTAATCAAAACTATCAGTACCTATTATCGGAAATTAAAGAAACAAACATACTTAAATATGGAATGAGCTTCTCTGTTTGTAGCACCATAGAAGACCTCACATATCCTATTTACTTACTATATATAGATATTTTATGTTAGTAGTGTTTGCTTACAAAGCAAACTTTTACTGTAGGTATTGTTACTTATACTATGTAGATAATAACGAACTTTGAAACTGAATATAACAAACAGTGAATCAACGCTCCACGTTTACGAGTTATGTAAACATGTTTTTATTGCAACATCCTTACTTTTCAATATGTTTTAAACACGATCAtgatgtttatatatatatatatgctgaTGGTCGGTCATTTAATACGATAAAAGTTGATACAGTGTCGAATAATACATTTCATTTAATACGACAAAAGCGTGAAAAATATTCAGCGCGCGCGAAAAAGAATTCTCACGTAAATGCAGACTCGAGTGTACAAACTTTAACTTCgcgattaaataataatttctcgCAGCACttgcatacatatatatgtgtgttCGTATTAATACGATCGGCTTTGCGATCGGCTGTCGAACAGCTTTACtgaataatgttaataattcttcTCATATTACATTAAAGTGTAATTTCGGTTACGGCGTTGCTATTTTTAATACGTAACAACGATTCGTaagaaaactcaaatttggaagGATTATTGTCAATATGTTAGATTTACCTCACCAATTTTTACCCGAATATGTAACAAATGGTTTAATCGTTAGTACAAGTCATATATAATGTTCGATCGCTAAATACACGCGGTAAGAAAGAAGGTCTGGAAAATTTCTAAAATCTATAATTCTTTTAACATCGAAACTACTAAAAATCTAATTAAACCAATTGACTTATTAACTTTGACAGAGTTATTCAGTCAATATGGTTTCTTTTAAATGATACAGTGTATTgagaaataaataagaaataatagtgGGAATTGTGTTCGTTTGCAAAAAATGAAGTCTTGCTTACAGTTTAAATTTCGTGATCTTTgcttaaaaaaaactgtacttAATTCTAAACAATCGATGCCTTTTATAATTCTAATTACACTTTATATACAAACTGTGAAGTATATAGTTGTTACATTTTTATGCTGTTTAAAAAATTCGGCAAATTTACAGATGCAGTGGTTTGCCATAATGATGTGCATCTACGCGGGAGTTGCAAGTGCACGAACAGAAGAGGATCAGCAAACATCATCGTCGACCTCGATTACAGGAATGTCCGGTGGGCTGTTGGAACAATGTTTCCATCGGCAGTCTAACGAATGTCCCAATGTTGAAACGACTGGATGTTCCTGTAAAAAGATTATTCTTGCGCATAACAATCCCGAGGACAATGCTGTCCTTTGTTGCAACTTGGACACTAAGAATTTTGAATCCGAACTTTCTTGTGCAGGTCATTGTAAGATTGCTCTATTATATTATCCTAAGCACTATCTATTTTAATATTCCATTAATTGCTTCACCCTCCACGGTCACaccatatataataaaaaatttggtcACACAGGGTTCACCGcaacccagcgtcatttttcagttaccatttacatatttcacattcataatagtctttttctagagatgtaaatttcgatatgatgaaatttgtagttgtaaAAATAGTGGTAGAAAGAAGcgattatttttgttaaaattcaccaaatttttaaatttcaatatcgaggtttaaattcatttcgaatttctaCAGGCGCGatatttgaattaaaaaattgccTGAGGCGCGATACACCCTGTGCGACCGCGAAGAGTTAAATCTCGTTGCCATTTCACCTcggaattatttttattcgatctGGTATCGATTATCTTAAATAATATACTTTGTGCGCATcgtgcacagtggttccaacaAAACTGAGTTATCAGTTATAAGTTGCTGATATTTATGTTGCGCTATATACTATAAATATATCCAATACACTCATAATTTTAGTTATGACTATCGCATAAAATACAATAGAAGCTACATTTGTAGCGATAATAATGCCTGTGAATGAACTACATTTTTAAGAACTCCTTCAATTATCATGCAACTTCTCTTTATTatgaaaatcattttctgtactttctaagtgcattttaaatattacagGATTTCCAGCAAATGTATCTTACATACATATAAGAAATGCGACGTTAGATGTCTTTAACGTAAGCGAGATTCGCTGGAGACGTTTAAAATCACTGGCGATAACCGATGGAAGAATTAATCGTGTCAAAGGGCAATTCCGAATGATGACGCCAACATTATGTTTAAACCTTTCGAACAACGCACTCGTCGAGGTAGAAAACAACTCGCTTACTCGCCTAGCTCACCTTATCACTTTGGACCTATCGTACAACAACCTCACGCATTTACCAGCCTTAAACACAATGAATGACCGTGAATTCTGGTTGGACATATCAGGTATGCGAATGTAAACGAGACTTTTTAATACTGATACTAATATTTCTGTTCGTCTGTGTAAATAATGAAACGTGTTACATTTAGGAACAAATACACTTTGGTGCCACGATATCTACCAGTACATTAACAAGACAGGAGAGAAACAAATTAACTTTAATCGTGAAAATGAAACAGTATGTTCGGCGAGTAAGACGTGGCACTGGTTCAATACTACGGAGCAAGTTCCTCTGAAACAAGTTCGATACCTTAGTTTGGTAATACGTTCGAAATATATAACATAGAACATAGATAGGGTAAAGGTGCCAGTaattgacaacttttcagaaaaacgtgaaaaataaggttttcagAAGTGACGAACTGTCgatattaggagccgcggcgcactgttgaaaagagatggttgcacttctaaaaaccttatttttcacgttttcctgaaaagttgtcaactactggtacctttaccctaatacGTTTATCGTACAATGCAAGTTATCAACTGGGTTGCGCTAATGTGGCATTCGATGTTGAGAAATTGTATTAACTTACAGTTACAAACAGAATGCCCTAGAGGAGATACGTGGCAATGTCAGTGCAACTTCAGGAGAATGGATATTGCCGAAGGTAAACAACCGACGTTAGCAGTAAACGTAGATTGCAGTGGAATTCAAATCACTGAATTACCTGAAAAGTTACCTCGCAATACTATAGCACTAAACGTATCGTACAACAACGTACGTAAATTTTATATCTTCTCGTACCGAAGAGAAATAGCTGTAATATATATCTTGCTTTCTTCTTGTACACCCGATTGTTTGGTTAATTCATAAAGAATCAAAAAGAACGTTCGGATGTCCTTTGTTACTGTAGTTCGTCGTTACAGATAACTGCATTGGATGATCTTAGTACCAATCCGTACTACGAAGACATTAGAGAATTTTTCGCAGACTACAATAATATATCGTCTATAAATAAACTAGAAGGTTCAAAATTCTTGGACAACTACGCCTTCCTTAGTTTACGGTACAACAAAATCAAATCTGTAAGTAAGAGCAGCGAAAATATTGCGATAAGGATACAAGTGCCGCGAGGAAAACTGACGAAGGGGTTGGGAAAGCTAGGAAAACGAGGCGACGGCGGGATCAGTGGTCGGTCGGAGTTCACTTAACTCCGGTAGCTTTCTCATCTTCCTATTGCCTTAGTTAGCCCCTTCCAAGGGGTCCGGAGATTTttccaggggggggggcaactttgggatgatggtaaagaaaaaaaaaccttgCTTTTTTCAACctattttatagtgccaatttaatgaaaaatttaaaaccgaaatttaaaaatattcccttttcttagtataaacttaataaagatccattttgaaaaatgagcgactttttctcaaaagccagggggggggcaactgccccttttgcacccccctccggacgcccatggccCCTTCAGATTTTTTCGCGGCATCTATATACATCGCACAATTGATGTGAACATCGGGAAATTATTCGTATAAATGTTTAGCTTCCAACGTACATGTTAAGTCCGAATGCACACGATAAGAATTTCGCCAGTTCACGGCTTGTAAAGCTCGGAGGAAACGAGCTACATTGTGACTGCAATACAGCTAAATACATCAAGGTGTGTATGCATCATTTACATGTGCAACGAGCAAGTGTAATGTTTTCGCTTATATTCTAGGTATGGCTGCAAACTCGCATACTCGACTCGGATGAAGTATTATGTGAAAATGTAAAGGAGAAAGTCGTCGATTTAGAGCCTTCTAAGATGTGCGTCTATCCTGGTGATTGGACGGATTATATTTACTATATTATCGCTACGGAAGTTGTACTTTTAATGAGTCTAATAGCTAAAGTATCGTACGATTATTGGGTCTTTAAAACGGCAGGCTACCTTCCATGGCCAGCAAATAAGATGCCAAAATTGCCTTGCGACTGGCTGTGCGAGACCTAACAATAAATCTCGTGATTCGCCTAGATTATATAATCCAACAAGCTAACTTCCAACAAATCATATCTTGATAGCTTTTTTACggaattaaaaagttttcataTTTCCACATCATAATGTACGATTCCCTTCCCTTTAGATTCGAAAGTTCATAACcgaatatacatacatgtagATATACGTAATCGCACCTCTGCCTTCGGAGCTATTTCGGCgcattttcagatttttatgcGATTGATAGAAAATGAAGCCAATCTTCTGCTAGTGTCTTAGAAGCTGTGACATAATTATAAGCAATCACGATTATTTTGGCAACAACTACATATTTTGGTACATATTAATTAACATTAACCTATCGTAATTGATACAAGATATGTGTTCACTAAACAAGGAACCAGTTGCCATATACCTTAATTGTGGGATAATAACgcatattaaatatgtataattttagaCTACTGTTCACGCGTAGTAAAAATGTGATATTCGTTACTAGAAATTACTGTTTGTGTTCAGTATATATTATCGGAGGAGATTGatacaatattttataaatgCATGCaacatttctatttattttactgtaCGCTATACAGAATTCTAAGTCTTTAGAAATGGTAATGTATCATTACCTCGTTACTCATGATTTCTGCGTAAGTGTTCATCTATTTTAATTGCATCCTTCTGCGAGAAGCAATTTTATAATCGAAACAAACGCGATACGTACGTATAAAATCATAGAATGTATTTGTACTGAGAAATACGCGGTAGGCTGTACATCAAGTGTGATAATTACTTTTCTACGATTGTCGTTTCATGAAGGTATTTTAAAATTCGTTGTATTCAATAAGTctgatatttataataaatcatggatatattttatgcgttttcgCCTAATATTTTTACGCGCACGAAATCGTTCGAATTGCGGGTACACAGTTCTTGTTGGTGGAATCATCCTGATCATTCTCCCAAAATCGAATCACAGAACTGCCATTATACACATTAtcttttctataattattttttaccttAAATTGTGTTTTCACTGTTTATAGTTTTATGCTTCT is part of the Andrena cerasifolii isolate SP2316 chromosome 1, iyAndCera1_principal, whole genome shotgun sequence genome and harbors:
- the Hfw gene encoding leucine-rich repeat domain-containing protein hfw isoform X2, whose amino-acid sequence is MKMQWFAIMMCIYAGVASARTEEDQQTSSSTSITGMSGGLLEQCFHRQSNECPNVETTGCSCKKIILAHNNPEDNAVLCCNLDTKNFESELSCAGFPANVSYIHIRNATLDVFNVSEIRWRRLKSLAITDGRINRVKGQFRMMTPTLCLNLSNNALVEVENNSLTRLAHLITLDLSYNNLTHLPALNTMNDREFWLDISGTNTLWCHDIYQYINKTGEKQINFNRENETVCSASKTWHWFNTTEQVPLKQVRYLSLLQTECPRGDTWQCQCNFRRMDIAEGKQPTLAVNVDCSGIQITELPEKLPRNTIALNVSYNNITALDDLSTNPYYEDIREFFADYNNISSINKLEGSKFLDNYAFLSLRYNKIKSLPTYMLSPNAHDKNFASSRLVKLGGNELHCDCNTAKYIKVWLQTRILDSDEVLCENVKEKVVDLEPSKMCVYPGDWTDYIYYIIATEVVLLMSLIAKVSYDYWVFKTAGYLPWPANKMPKLPCDWLCET
- the Hfw gene encoding leucine-rich repeat domain-containing protein hfw isoform X1, translated to MCVRINTIGFAIGCRTALLNNMQWFAIMMCIYAGVASARTEEDQQTSSSTSITGMSGGLLEQCFHRQSNECPNVETTGCSCKKIILAHNNPEDNAVLCCNLDTKNFESELSCAGFPANVSYIHIRNATLDVFNVSEIRWRRLKSLAITDGRINRVKGQFRMMTPTLCLNLSNNALVEVENNSLTRLAHLITLDLSYNNLTHLPALNTMNDREFWLDISGTNTLWCHDIYQYINKTGEKQINFNRENETVCSASKTWHWFNTTEQVPLKQVRYLSLLQTECPRGDTWQCQCNFRRMDIAEGKQPTLAVNVDCSGIQITELPEKLPRNTIALNVSYNNITALDDLSTNPYYEDIREFFADYNNISSINKLEGSKFLDNYAFLSLRYNKIKSLPTYMLSPNAHDKNFASSRLVKLGGNELHCDCNTAKYIKVWLQTRILDSDEVLCENVKEKVVDLEPSKMCVYPGDWTDYIYYIIATEVVLLMSLIAKVSYDYWVFKTAGYLPWPANKMPKLPCDWLCET
- the Hfw gene encoding leucine-rich repeat domain-containing protein hfw isoform X3, whose protein sequence is MQWFAIMMCIYAGVASARTEEDQQTSSSTSITGMSGGLLEQCFHRQSNECPNVETTGCSCKKIILAHNNPEDNAVLCCNLDTKNFESELSCAGFPANVSYIHIRNATLDVFNVSEIRWRRLKSLAITDGRINRVKGQFRMMTPTLCLNLSNNALVEVENNSLTRLAHLITLDLSYNNLTHLPALNTMNDREFWLDISGTNTLWCHDIYQYINKTGEKQINFNRENETVCSASKTWHWFNTTEQVPLKQVRYLSLLQTECPRGDTWQCQCNFRRMDIAEGKQPTLAVNVDCSGIQITELPEKLPRNTIALNVSYNNITALDDLSTNPYYEDIREFFADYNNISSINKLEGSKFLDNYAFLSLRYNKIKSLPTYMLSPNAHDKNFASSRLVKLGGNELHCDCNTAKYIKVWLQTRILDSDEVLCENVKEKVVDLEPSKMCVYPGDWTDYIYYIIATEVVLLMSLIAKVSYDYWVFKTAGYLPWPANKMPKLPCDWLCET